From Anopheles funestus chromosome 3RL, idAnoFuneDA-416_04, whole genome shotgun sequence, a single genomic window includes:
- the LOC125768724 gene encoding protein rhomboid yields MDRCEQHVQAIPLQRLNTREENQRRQQLRHLFDKYDTDSDGYLNVTEMKSLIKEKKCPDMPKELAIHLLKSSDLNNDGRLDFAEFYKLSTEHPIFLCEMYLKYCKAVVPRRNVAEEGDVLDGEYEQSMKLWPPPLMMIIFSILEVIFFIVDIVKTQDQNGTSTSGPMATLFIYNPHLRHEVWRFLTYMFVHIGFMHLIMNLLVQILLGTVLELVHCWWRVALVYLAGVIAGSMGTSLFTPRVFLAGASGGVYALITAHIATIIMNWKQMEYAIVQLFVFLVFCVTDLGVSIYNSINDPFDKVGYIAHASGALAGFLVGIGVLRNLKIESWERKLWWCAVTIYILLMIGGIMYHFLDPSHFY; encoded by the exons ATGGACCGTTGTGAGCAACATGTACAAGCGATTCCATTACAACGCCTTAATACACGTGAAGAGAACCAGAGGCGGCAACAGCTACGGCATCTCTTTGATAAG tATGATACGGATTCCGATGGTTATCTGAACGTAACCGAGATGAAGAGCCTTATTAAAGAGAAAAAGTGCCCAGACATGCCAAAAGAGTTGGCAATTCATCTGTTGAAATCGTCCGACTTAAACAATGATGGCCGTCTGGATTTCGCTGAGTTTTACAAGCTCAGTACCGAGCATCCGATCTTTCTGTGTGAAATGTATCTAAAGTATTGTAAAGCGGTAGTGCCTAGACGAAACGTGGCGGAAGAAGGCGATGTATTAG ATGGCGAATACGAGCAAAGCATGAAACTATGGCCTCCCCCActgatgatgataatttttTCGATATTGGAAGTAATTTTCTTCATCGTGGATATCGTCAAAACGCAAGA TCAAAATGGTACTAGTACGAGTGGCCCGATGGCGACCTTGTTTATCTACAATCCACACCTCAGACACGAGGTGTGGCGTTTCCTAACGTACATGTTTGTACATATCGG ATTCATGCATCTGATAATGAATTTACTTGTGCAAATCTTGCTGGGCACTGTGCTGGAATTGGTGCACTGCTGGTGGCGTGTGGCGCTGGTATACCTCGCAGGAGTGATTGCGGGCTCCATGGGTACTTCGTTGTTCACGCCACGTGTGTTTCTCGCAGGTGCTTCTGGTGGTGTTTACGCGCTCATCACAGCTCACATTGCAACGATTATCATG aacTGGAAACAAATGGAATACGCCATCGTTCAGCTGTTCGtatttttggtgttttgcgTTACTGATTTGGGAGTTTCAATTTACAACAGTATTAACGACCCGTTCGATAAGGTGGGGTATATTGCCCACGCCAGTGGTGCCTTGGCAGGGTTTCTTGTTGGAATCGGCGTGTTGCGAAATCTTAAGATTGAATCCTGGGAGCGTAAGCTGTGGTGGTGTGCAGTAACGATTTACATCCTATTGATGATTGGCGGCATAATGTACCACTTTTTGGATCCTTCCCATTTTTACTAA
- the LOC125768718 gene encoding Meckel syndrome type 1 protein homolog, producing the protein MFSIQKQYKTGVYRINGSISNFRCRLTIRKIHSLIDVPILEGLDKSHENRDAVENGTNETRTICWQEKIFSHYEKDYYRIKENCKTDYHKKYYQMLKSESHTPQLLFTYVDEDNYYPDDRDNQNHRRQQQHQAQDMPSKTQSMYLMADLGHEVLLFSISFCPDEGILTVFPDFNHITTNPFYHEMRESNLHMYHYALERCLSGKSLLPKPSNQFALVGTTQAIRSQPADHKERFEMPKQLHRNLLLLLEIVSASDFKYDGIHVRYRVELPPDVKMINKDSQLSGSTHASKQLNDCWHFAHCHELLLKLPDTKEFEHSLEVYFEAISIDDWCRERYLGHSHLSIPLRRQIQETKINFVQLTNSGAVTDSMERFLVGNRRQVNLPSFYGKAGAAILNRYANETISSGKLQIRFQMVRQHQPKIIHDGYFTSTRKTKNITLKELIKSYSRARERLEEFVDLKY; encoded by the exons ATGTTCTCAATccaaaaacaatacaaaacaggAGTTTATCGTATCAATGGCTCCATATCGAACTTCCGTTGCAG ATTAACCATCCGAAAAATTCATTCCCTAATCGACGTCCCCATTTTGGAAGGACTTGACAAAAGCCACGAAAATAGAGATGCGgttgaaaatggaacaaacgaaacacgaaCTATTTGCTGGCAGGAGAAAATATTTAGTCACTACGAAAAGGACTATTATCGCATAAAGGAGAACTGCAAAACGGATTATCATAAGAAATACTATCAAATGCTAAAATCAGAATCTCATACACCGCAGCTGCTGTTCACGTATGTTGATGAAGACAACTACTATCCGGATGACCGGGACAACCAAAACCAtaggcggcagcagcaacaccaggCACAGGATATGCCCTCCAAAACCCAATCAATGTACCTTATGGCCGATTTAGGGCATGAAGTGCTGTTATTCAGCATTTCTTTTTGTCCTGATGAAGGAATATTGACAGTATTTCCCGATTTCAACCATATAACCACCAATCCTTTCTATCACGAAATGCGTGAGTCCAACTTGCACATGTATCACTACGCACTGGAAAGATGCCTTTCGGGAAAATCATTACTACCAAAGCCATCGAATCAGTTCGCTCTCGTAGGCACCACGCAAGCTATTCGGTCGCAACCGGCAGATCATAAGGAACGCTTTGAAATGCCGAAACAATTGCACCGCAATTTGCTATTGCTGTTGGAAATAGTGAGCGCATCAGATTTCAAGTACGACGGAATTCATGTACGTTATCGTGTTGAGCTTCCGCCGGATGTAAAGATGATAAATAAGGACAGTCAACTATCAGGTAGTACACATGCTTCAAAACAGCTCAATGATTGTTGGCATTTTGCACATTGCCACGAACTGCTACTAAAGCTACCGGACACGAAAGAATTTGAACACAGCTTGGAAGTTTACTTTGAAGCCATCTCTATCGACGATTGGTGCCGCGAGCGATATTTAGG CCACTCGCATCTCTCCATACCATTACGACGTCAAATACAAGAAACTAAAATCAACTTTGTGCAGCTGACTAATTCCGGTGCAGTAACTGATAGCATGGAAAGGTTTCTCGTGGGCAACCGTCGACAGGTGAATCTGCCATCATTTTACGGGAAG GCCGGAGCAGCAATATTAAACCGATACGCTAACGAGACAATATCGTCTGGAAAGTTACAAATTCGCTTCCAAATGGTACGGCAGCACCAGCCTAAGATTATTCATGATGGCTACTTTACTAGTAcgcgaaaaacgaaaaacatcacCCTAAAGGAACTAATCAAATCCTACAGTAGGGCGCGAGAGCGATTGGAAGAATTTGTAGACTTGAAGTACTAG
- the LOC125768725 gene encoding mitochondrial GTPase 1 yields the protein MNSFRTTFPFVSRELLNWFPGHMGKGMKQMQQKLKQIDCVIEVHDARIPLTGRNTEFKHTISGIKPHILVLNKCDLIEKQFESKIIDHLQQENHDPTNVLFTNCKNQSCRGLRKLMPLAQDLINNSDRYNRSSQREFCIMIIGVPNVGKSSLINVLRNRHLNKKGASQVGAVAGVTRSVLNRIKICEDPPIYLLDTPGILEPNIADTETGLRLALVSCLQDHLVGEELIADYLLFLLNKQQNFRYVKVMSLPEPTDSIASVLMSNAIHLNKMIRTKQLDGTSVLRPDINMAAKLMLKSFRTGAFGKILLDEDKIKYGMSSIKLKHY from the exons ATGAACAGCTTCCGTACGAcgtttccatttgtttctcGTGAACTGCTGAACTGGTTCCCAGGTCATATGGGGAAAGGTATGAAACAGATGCAGCAAAAGCTGAAGCAGATTGACTGCGTCATAGAAGTACATGATGCTCGAATACCGCTCACCGGTCGTAATACAGAATTTAAACACACAATTAGTGGCATCAAGCCCCATATATTGGTACTGAATAAGTGTGACCTTATAGAAAAGCAGTTTGAAAGCAAAATTATTGATCACCTTCAGCAGGAAAACCACGATCCAACGaacgttttgtttacaaattgcaAGAACCA AAGTTGCAGGGGACTTCGAAAATTGATGCCGTTGGCACAGGATCTAATAAACAATTCAGATCGGTATAATCGTTCCAGTCAACGAGAATTTTGCATTATGATTATTGGTGTGCCAAATGTGGGAAAATCGTCGCTCATAAACGTTCTACGAAACCGGCACCTTAATAAGAAGGGCGCCAGCCAGGTGGGTGCTGTTGCGGGAGTTACTAGAAGCGTGCTGAACCGTATAAAAATATGCGAAGATCCTCCCATTTATCTGCTGGATACACCTGGAATACTAGAGCCAAATATCGCCGATACTGAAACAGGGTTACGGCTGGCATTGGTTTCATGTCTGCAGGATCATCTGGTTGGCGAAGAGCTGATTGCCGATTACCTTTTGTTCCTACTAAACAAGCAGCAAAATTTCCGCTATGTTAAGGTAATGAGTTTGCCTGAGCCAACCGATTCGATTGCCAGTGTCCTGATGTCAAATGCAATccatttaaacaaaatgattCGTACCAAACAGCTGGATGGTACAAGTGTACTTCGTCCGGATATTAATATGGCAGCAAAGTTAATGCTGAAATCTTTTCGAACAGGAGCATTTGGAAAGATTTTGCTAGACGAAGATAAAATTAAGTACGGTATGAGTAGTATTAAACTAAAACACTATTGA